A genome region from Patescibacteria group bacterium includes the following:
- the mnmA gene encoding tRNA 2-thiouridine(34) synthase MnmA → MTKENIKVIIAMSGGVDSSVVASLLSQKYTNLMGIFLHFWKDNDDKKEVENKCCSTKSLMDARAICEQFGFPLYTLNFSEKFKKEIVDYFLDEYKNGRTPNPCVKCNKFIKLGLLIERAKELGYDYVASGHYAIVKKVGKKFKLLKAIDETKDQSYFLYTLNQEQLSHLLFPLGGYRKTDVRKIAEKMGLAVAQKKDSQEICFIAGKSHNDFLKKHLKLTPGDIVDMDGNILGKHNGLPLYTIGQRKGIELGGDGPYYVTKFDYKKNILFVTNNQNDLSIYRDSFLVENINWISGDEPNFPLNTEVVTRYHSNPEECEISKKNKNQYLVKLKKPVRAITPGQSAVFYRGDEVLGGGIISGYEN, encoded by the coding sequence ATGACTAAAGAAAATATAAAAGTAATTATTGCAATGTCAGGTGGTGTTGATTCTTCTGTGGTAGCAAGCCTCTTGTCTCAAAAATATACAAATTTGATGGGTATTTTTTTGCATTTCTGGAAAGACAATGATGACAAGAAAGAAGTAGAAAATAAATGCTGTTCAACGAAGTCATTGATGGATGCTAGGGCGATTTGTGAACAATTTGGTTTTCCATTGTACACACTAAACTTTTCTGAAAAATTTAAAAAAGAAATTGTTGATTATTTTTTAGATGAGTATAAAAATGGTCGAACTCCAAATCCCTGTGTTAAGTGTAACAAATTTATCAAGCTCGGTTTGTTGATTGAAAGAGCAAAAGAGCTTGGTTACGATTATGTTGCTAGTGGTCATTATGCAATAGTGAAAAAAGTTGGAAAGAAATTCAAGCTACTAAAAGCAATCGATGAAACCAAGGACCAATCATACTTTCTCTATACCCTCAATCAAGAACAACTAAGCCATCTTTTGTTTCCACTAGGGGGGTACAGGAAAACAGATGTTCGCAAGATAGCAGAAAAAATGGGATTAGCTGTTGCCCAAAAAAAAGACAGCCAAGAAATTTGTTTTATTGCGGGAAAAAGTCATAACGATTTTCTTAAAAAACATCTTAAGTTAACACCTGGCGATATTGTTGACATGGACGGGAATATTTTGGGAAAACATAATGGCTTACCTCTATATACTATTGGACAGCGAAAGGGAATTGAGCTTGGTGGAGATGGGCCTTATTATGTTACTAAATTCGATTATAAAAAAAATATTCTTTTTGTTACTAACAATCAGAATGATTTAAGTATTTACAGGGACTCATTTTTAGTGGAAAATATAAATTGGATATCAGGAGATGAACCAAATTTTCCTTTAAACACAGAAGTTGTTACCAGATACCATAGCAACCCAGAAGAATGTGAAATTTCAAAAAAAAATAAAAATCAATATTTAGTAAAACTAAAAAAACCAGTAAGAGCCATAACGCCGGGACAGAGCGCTGTATT